Part of the Tidjanibacter massiliensis genome is shown below.
ATATATATTATTATTGGCCGCTTTTTTCTACCTTTGTACATTCTGCTATTGTTTTATGGCCTGTCGGTGCGGGGTTGCCGGCGGGTGCGAAAGTTAAGGAACGATTGTGCCGATGGACGGTAAGAAGAGACGGAAAATAGGGATTCCCGCGATTGTGGCGGTTCTCTCCATGTGTCTTGCGGCAGGCTGTTCCGCCGGCATGGGCAACGGTTGCGGAGAGGAGGTGCTCCGGCGGGTATATGTCCGTGCCGTGCAGGAGGGAGAAGTACCCGAACCGGTGTCGCGAACCTTTATCGGGGGCGAGGCATTGGACCGGTGCTTCTGGTCGGAACGGGATACGATAGGGGTCTATTACCGGTCGGCGGACGACGCCGGAAGTCCGGTCGGCCGGGCATTCGGCTGTTATAGGGCCTATCCCGGCGAGGCGCTTTTCGCAGCGGAGATGCCTGCGATGGCGGAAGGGGAGTACAGCTATTACGGAGCCTATCCCCTGCCGGAGCGTATGGACGGTACGTCCGTGACCTGGCATCTGCCCGCCGTACAGTCCGGCCGCTATCGGGGCTATTCGGAAAATTTCGATTTCATGCTTGCCGAACCCGTTCGGGGGCAGGCGCTTACTTCGGAGGCGGAGGAGCTCTCCATGAATTTCATCCATCAATGTCATGTCATGCGCATACAGATACCGGAAGGACGTAACCTGTGGGGGGTGGGTGTCCGGAAGTTGCGTGTCGAGTTTCCGCGCGATGTGGTAGGGACGATGACGGCGGATATGGCCGCTCCGACGGCTCCTCCCGTGCTGACGGAGGGCAGTGCGACCGTGACGGCCGTCCTTTCGGAACCGTTGCACGAGTCGGAGGAGGATTCGCCGGACGGAGCGTATGTGTGGCTTTTCCTTTGTCCGGGGCAGGTTTCCGGTACGGTGCGGTTCACCGCCTACGACGCCAACGGCTATCAGTCGGGTTCGCTGGAGGTGGAGATGGACAGGATGCTGGAGGCGGGACGTATCACGCCCGTCAATCTGACCGTGCCGCAGGAGCTGCCGGTGGCGTGGATAGACCTCTCCGTTACGGGCAACAACCTCGGTGAAGAGCCCGAACGTTTTACGGTTAGGGCGCCGGAGGGGGCGAAGTTCCGTAACGGGACGGATACGTGCAGTTTCGAAATCAATTCGCAGAACAGCTACCGGCTCTGCTATTACGACCGGTACGACGGTATAGACAACGGTGCATTGATGAAGAACGGGGAGTTTACGTTCACTTACGAATCGGCCAGTGCCATAGTATCGGAGAGACGGACCGTCGCTCCTTTCCCCGAGGCGGGCGGCACACCGGTCGGGCTTACGGTTCCGTACCTGTTTTACGAGGATTTCAGCGGAGCAGCCGGCGGAGAGGACGATTCGACGGTGGAGCTGGATGGTTACAGCCTGCCGGATTGGTCGGGTTCGCGTTTCGGGCTGGAGGCGGGAACGGCGGCGAGGATATCGGCCTATCTCGGCTCTTCGGCCATTCTTCCCGACCCGGACAGCGGCGACAACAAGCGCGGCAGGATGGATACGCCGTTGCTTGCGGCTATCAAGGAGGGGGCGACCGTCACCCTCGACGTGTCGTTCGACATCGGCGGTACTTCGCAGAAAGGGACAAATTTCTTCGGCCAGGCGGTCGTCTATTCGCAGTACGAGTTCGGGAGCGATACCCGAACGGGTGCGGTAGCGTACACCAACGGCATCGAAAACACGGTGCTGGCGGCGGAGGATGCGGGTACCGACGGCAGTTATACCTCTCTTCCGTTGCATAAAGAGGGAATAGAGGTGCCCGGCTGCACCAATGCCCACCGGCTCGCATGGAGAACATCTTACCGCATCGAGTACGCGGGGGCGTCGACCATTACGGCTAAGACGGTCTACGTATATATAGATAATATCAGGGTCTCCATCAAACGATAACGATGAAAAAGATTGACGAAATGAAGAGATATTGGGCTGTCGTATGGGTATCCGCAGCGTTGTTCGCCTCTTCCTGCTCGGCAGGCGGGGAGGGTGCGTCCGCGGGCGAAGGCAGCGTGGAATTCGATTGCAGCGTATCGGCTTTCGTGGGAACGCGGGCGGAGACGAGAGAGCTGCCTGCCGAACTCATTCCCGATGCCGGGGCGCTGTCGCTCTCCCTGTCGGGGACCGACGGCGTCGTGGCTTCGTACGAAACCCTGGCCGATTATGACCAACCGCTGCTGGCGGAGGGCAATTATACCGCCTCCTTCACGTATGGCGACCCCGAAGCCGAGGGGGCCGGTGCCGCATGTTTTTCCGGTGAGGAGGCATTTACCATCGTGGCCCGTAAGACCGTGACCGAACCCGTTTCCGTATCGCTGGCGAACTCCGTGTTCACCCTCGTCTTTTCAGACTGGTTCAGAAAGTACTATTCGGAATTCACGGTGAATATCCGTACCGATTCGGGTTTCCGGGCCGGGTTCGTCGGTTCCGCATCCAGTCCTCTGCCGCAGACCGTACCGCAGTTCGTCAAGGCGGGTACCGGGCTTTACATGAGCGGTAGCGCCACGAAGACCAACGGAGTCGAGGTGGCGTTTCCGGAGACGCTTGTCGGAACCACCGCGGCCCGTACATGGCATACGGTGACGGTGGATGCCGGCCAGGTAGGGCAGGCGGGAATCGTGGTGTCGCTCGACGACACGCCCGTGGCCGTGGAGGAGATACCCGTAGAACTGAATCCCGATGCATAAGTAAAACAATGAAAACGAATCATATGAAAAGATTTACGCTGGCCATCGTATTCGCATCCCTGCTGCTTGCGGGATGCAAGGACGAGTCGATAGATTTCGGAGGCGGCGGGAACGGGGAGACCGAGATGGGTTACCTCTCCCTGTCAGCCCTGGAGGTCGATGTCGCCAATTATGCGGAGGAGATAACTTCCGGTACGGGAGCCGGCGGGGCGCAGTCGTCCCGTGCGGCGGGTGCGACGTCCGATGCGCCGGGCGACTACAAGGTGAAGATACGGAGCGTCAAGAGCGGCGAGGAGTCGGTTTACACCTATGCCGACCTCAAGCTCGCCGGGAATCAGAAGCTGCCCCTTGCGCCGGGAGCGTATGTCGTGTCGGCCGAATCGCCTGACCATGCGAACTATATGGCGGGGACGTCGTGTGCGGATTGGGAGCGTCCCGTTTATTTCGGTTCCGTGACCAAGAATGTGATAAAACGGACGGAGACGCAGGTGAACGACCTCGTCTGTACGCTCGCCAACATCAAGACCACGGT
Proteins encoded:
- a CDS encoding DUF4493 domain-containing protein, producing the protein MKRYWAVVWVSAALFASSCSAGGEGASAGEGSVEFDCSVSAFVGTRAETRELPAELIPDAGALSLSLSGTDGVVASYETLADYDQPLLAEGNYTASFTYGDPEAEGAGAACFSGEEAFTIVARKTVTEPVSVSLANSVFTLVFSDWFRKYYSEFTVNIRTDSGFRAGFVGSASSPLPQTVPQFVKAGTGLYMSGSATKTNGVEVAFPETLVGTTAARTWHTVTVDAGQVGQAGIVVSLDDTPVAVEEIPVELNPDA